In Thunnus thynnus chromosome 13, fThuThy2.1, whole genome shotgun sequence, the following proteins share a genomic window:
- the LOC137195902 gene encoding E3 ubiquitin/ISG15 ligase TRIM25-like, protein MAQQVIQLNREKLSCSICLDLLNDPVTIPCGHSYCMSCIKDCWDVEDQKKIYSCPQCRQSFTPRPVLVKNTMFADLVEELKTVGLNAAPPDRCYAGPGDVACDYCTERKLKAVKSCLVCMASYCEQHLQPHYDVALLKKHKLVEATLKLQENICSHHDEVMKIFCRTDQQCICYLCTMDEHKGHDTVSAAAERAEKQTQLGVSQQKIQQRIQDREKDVKVLQQEVEAINLSADKAVNDSEKIFKEVICLIEKRSSEVKQQIRSQQKTEVSRVKELEEKMQQEISELRRKDAELDQLSHTEDHLHFLNNYPSLSQVSESTDLPSIDICSLRYFEDVTTAVSEARTKLQAVLSEEWTKISQTVTEVDVLMAQDEPKTRTGFLRYSQKITLDPNTAHACLTLCESNKKATLMAVEQLYSSHPDRFLERWQVLSREGLTGRCYWEVEWSGMVVIAVTYKDISRTGTRDKCGFGFNEKSWALKCYSRGLTQFRHNKILTPISGPLSSRVGVYLDHSAGILTFYSVSETMTLLHRVQTTFTQPLYPGFWLPDSAGGTAELCDLKYK, encoded by the coding sequence ATGGCGCAGCAAGTGATTCAGCTGAACCGAGAAAAACTGAgctgttcgatctgtctggatcttcTGAACGATCCAGTGACTATTCCTTGTGggcacagctactgcatgagctgtattaaagaCTGCTGGGATGTGGAAGATCAAAAGaaaatctacagctgccctcagtgtaGGCAGAGcttcacaccgaggcctgtcctggtgaaaaacaccatgtttgCAGACTTAGTGGAGGAACTAAAGACAGTAGGACTCAATGCTGCTCCACCTGATCGGTGCTATGCGGGACCTGGAGACGTGGCCTGTGATTACTGCACTGAGAGGAAGCTGAAAGCTgtcaagtcctgtctggtgtgtatGGCTTCTTACTGTGAGCAACACCTCCAGCCTCACTATGATGtagcacttttaaaaaaacacaagctggttgAAGCCACTTTAAAGCttcaggagaacatctgctctcacCACGACGAGGTGATGAAGATTTTCTGCCGCACTGATCAGCAgtgtatctgttatctctgcaccatggatgaacataaaggccacgacacagtctcagctgcagcagaaagggcTGAGAAGCAGACACAGCTGGGAGTGAGTCAGCAAAAAATCCAACAGAGAATCCAGGACCGAGAGAAAGACGTGAAAGTGCTTCAACAAGAGGTGGAGGCTATCAATCTGTCTGCTGATAAGGCTGTGAATGACAGTGAGAAAATCTTCAAGGAGGTGATCTGTCTCAttgagaaaagaagctctgaagtgaagcagcagatcagatctcAGCAGAAAACTGAAGTAAGTCGAGTTAAAGAGCTTGAGGAGAAGATGCAGCAGGAGATAAGTGAGCTGAGGAGGAAAGATGCTGAGCTGGACCAGCTCTCGCACACAGAAGATCACCTTCATTTTCTAAACAACTACCCCTCACTCTCTCAAGTGAGTGAATCTACAGACTTACCCAGCATCGATATCTGTTCTCTCCggtactttgaggatgtgactaCAGCTGTGTCAGAGGCCAGAACTAAACTGCAAGCTGTTCTGAGTGAAGAATGGACAAAAATCTCAcagacagtgactgaagtggatGTTTTAATGGCACAAGACGAGCCCAAGACCAGAACCGGCTTCTTGAGATATTCACAGAAAATCACATTGGATCCTAATACAGCACATGCATGTTTGACACTGTGTGAGAGcaacaaaaaagcaacattaatGGCAGTAGAACAGTTATATTCaagtcacccagacagattcttAGAAAGGTGGCAGGTCCTTAGTAGAGAgggtctgactggacgttgttactgggaggtggagtggagcgGGATGGTTGTCATTGCAGTGACATACAAGGATATTAGCAGGACAGGGACCAGGGACAAATGTGGATTTGGATTTAATGAAAAGTCTTGGGCATTAAAATGTTACAGCAGAGGTTTAACTCAATTCAGACATAATAAAATCTTAACTCCCATCTCAGGTCCTCTGTCCTCCAGAGtcggagtgtacctggatcacagtgCAGGTATTCTGACTTTCTACAgtgtctctgaaaccatgactctcctccacagagtccagaccacgttcactcagcctctctatccTGGATTTTGGCTTCCAGATTCTGCTGGAGGCACTGCTGAGTTGTGTGATCTCAAGTATAAATGA
- the LOC137195901 gene encoding E3 ubiquitin/ISG15 ligase TRIM25-like codes for MAQQVIQLNREKLSCSICLDLLKDPVTIPCGHSYCMSCIKDCWDVEDQKKIYSCPQCRQRFTPRPVLVKNTMFADLVEELKKVGLKAAPPDRCYAGPGDVACDFCTERKLKAVKSCLVCMASFCEQHLQPHYDVPPLKKHKLVEATLKLQENICSHHDEVMKIFCRTDQQCICYLCTMDEHKGHDTVSAAAERAEKQTQLGVSQQKIQQRIQDREKDVKVLQQKVEAINLSADKAVNDSEKIFKELICLIEKRSSEVKQQIRSQQKTEVSRVKELEEKMQQEISELRSKDAELDQLSHTEDHLHFLNNYPSLSQVSESTDLPSINICSLWYFEDVTTAVSEATTKLQAVLSEEWTKISQTVTEVDVLLAQDEPKTRTKFLRYSQKITLDPKTAHTRLSLCESNRKATLMAVEQLYSSHPDRFLANWQVLSREGLTGRCYWEVEWSGMVDIAVTYKDISRTGTMDKCGFGFNEKSWTLECYSRGSIQFRHNKILTPISGPLSSRVGVYLDHSAGILTFYSVSETMTLLHRVQTTFTQPLYPGFWLPDSAGDTAELCDLKYK; via the coding sequence ATGGCGCAACAAGTGATTCAGCTGAACCGAGAAAAACTGAgctgttcgatctgtctggatcttcTGAAAGATCCAGTAACTATTCCTTGTGggcacagctactgcatgagctgtattaaagaCTGCTGGGATGTGGAAGATCAAAAGaaaatctacagctgccctcagtgcaggcAGAGAttcacaccgaggcctgtcctggtgaaaaacaccatgtttgCAGACTTAGTGGAGGAACTAAAGAAAGTAGGACTCAAAGCTGCTCCACCTGATCGGTGCTATGCGGGACCTGGAGACGTGGCCTGTGATTTCTGCACTGAGAGGAAGCTGAAAGCTgtcaagtcctgtctggtgtgtatGGCTTCTTTCTGTGAGCAACACCTCCAGCCTCACTATGATGTACCACcgttaaagaaacacaagctggttGAAGCCACTTTAAAGCttcaggagaacatctgctctcacCACGACGAGGTGATGAAGATTTTCTGCCGCACTGATCAGCAgtgtatctgttatctctgcaccatggatgaacataaaggccacgacacagtctcagctgcagcagaaagggcTGAGAAGCAGACACAGCTGGGAGTGAGTCAGCAAAAAATCCAACAGAGAATCCAGGACCGAGAGAAAGACGTGAAAGTGCTTCAACAAAAGGTGGAGGCTATCAATCTGTCTGCTGATAAGGCTGTGAATGACAGTGAGAAAATCTTCAAGGAGTTGATCTGTCTCAttgagaaaagaagctctgaagtgaagcagcagatcagatctcAGCAGAAAACTGAAGTAAGTCGAGTTAAAGAGCTTGAGGAGAAGATGCAGCAGGAGATAAGTGAGCTGAGGAGCAAAGATGCTGAGCTGGACCAGCTCTCGCACACAGAAGATCACCTTCATTTTCTAAACAACTACCCCTCACTCTCTCAAGTGAGTGAATCTACAGACTTACCCAGCATCAATATCTGTTCTCTCTggtactttgaggatgtgactaCAGCTGTGTCAGAGGCCACAACTAAACTGCAGGCTGTTCTGAGTGAAGAATGGACAAAAATCTCAcagacagtgactgaagtggatGTTTTACTGGCACAAGACGAGCCCAAGACCAGAACCAAGTTTTTGAGATATTCACAGAAAATCACATTGGATCctaaaacagcacacacacgtTTGTCACTGTGTGAGAgcaacagaaaagcaacattaaTGGCAGTAGAACAGTTATATTCaagtcacccagacagattcttAGCAAATTGGCAGGTCCTTAGTAGAGAgggtctgactggacgttgttactgggaggtggagtggagcgGGATGGTTGACATCGCAGTCACATACAAGGATATTAGCAGGACAGGGACCATGGACAAATGTGGATTTGGATTTAATGAAAAGTCATGGACATTAGAATGTTACAGCAGaggttcaattcaattcagacATAATAAAATCTTAACTCCCATCTCAGGTCCTCTGTCCTCCAGAGtcggagtgtacctggatcacagtgCAGGTATTCTGACTTTCTACAgtgtctctgaaaccatgactctcctccacagagtccagaccacgttcactcagcctctctatccTGGATTTTGGCTTCCAGATTCTGCTGGAGACACTGCTGAGTTGTGTGATCTCAAGTATAAATGA
- the txndc15 gene encoding thioredoxin domain-containing protein 15 isoform X1 — MTGFLNILHISYVLFFTLYHSNVQTFSSVTAQENDESLELVLSEDAVSDLENSPKFVESEDLESLPKRQFKTAEIADAVMGTETPIDPSDIESLFPKNVKDFQSGFSPPCDENSALCGSPAPAAKGASLEERSIDTSQQVTLDMVHAEVTATEEQNSTETAKTYKVNCDKRNITGMDNFTVQVLNASQDLMEYLNANSTECSVVLFFTTWCQFSASLAPHFNALPRVFPSMHFLALDASQHSSLSTRFGTVAVPNILLFQGAKPMARFNHTDRTLDMLTSFITNQTGFEADPNRNVTDADRLGPLPSVPVRSIDWLLVFSVLFIMGFTTYAILRTDSIRWLIPGQEHEHQD; from the exons ATGACGGGGTTTTTGAACATACTTCACATCTcgtatgttttattttttacgtTGTATCACTCTAACGTTCAGACGTTTTCGTCTGTGACAGCACAAG AGAATGACGAGTCACTGGAGCTCGTGCTGTCAGAGGATGCAGTGTCCGACTTGGAGAACAGCCCCAAGTTTGTGGAGTCAGAAGACCTGGAATCTCTGCCGAAGAGGCAGTTCAAGACAGCAGAGATTGCAGACGCTGTGATGGGGACTGAAACCCCCATCGATCCATCTGACATTGAGTCTCTCTTCCCCAAAAATGTGAAAGACTTTCAGTCAGGCTTCTCCCCGCCTTGTGACGAGAACAGCGCCCTGTGTGGTTCACCTGCTCCGGCTGCTAAAGGAGCATCACTGGAGGAGAGGAGCATTGACACGTCACAGCAG GTCACTCTTGACATGGTGCATGCGGAAGTCACGGCAACAGAGGAACAGAACTCCACAGAGACGGCGAAGACATACAAGGTCAACTGTGATAAGAGGAACATCACAGGAATGGACAACTTCACTGTGCAGGTCCTCAACGCTTCACAG gaCCTGATGGAGTACCTGAATGCTAACAGCACAGAGTGCTCTGTGGTGCTTTTCTTCACCACCTGGTGCCAATTCTCAGCCAGCCTCGCACCTCACTTCAACGCCCTGCCTCGAGtctttcccagcatgcatttccTGGCACTGGATGCCTCGCAGCACAGCAG CCTCTCGACGAGGTTTGGGACGGTGGCAGTTCCCAACATCCTGCTGTTCCAGGGGGCCAAACCCATGGCTCGTTTCAACCACACAGACAGAACGCTGGACATGCTCACCTCCTTCATCACTAACCAGACAG GGTTTGAAGCGGACCCCAACAGAAACGTGACAGACGCAGACCGCCTGGGCCCCCTCCCCAGTGTCCCGGTGAGGAGCATCGACTGGTTGCTGgtcttctctgtcctcttcaTCATGGGCTTTACTACGTACGCCATCCTGCGGACAGACAGCATCCGCTGGCTCATACCGGGACAGGAGCACGAGCATCAGGACTGA
- the txndc15 gene encoding thioredoxin domain-containing protein 15 isoform X2: MSFLLHLPENDESLELVLSEDAVSDLENSPKFVESEDLESLPKRQFKTAEIADAVMGTETPIDPSDIESLFPKNVKDFQSGFSPPCDENSALCGSPAPAAKGASLEERSIDTSQQVTLDMVHAEVTATEEQNSTETAKTYKVNCDKRNITGMDNFTVQVLNASQDLMEYLNANSTECSVVLFFTTWCQFSASLAPHFNALPRVFPSMHFLALDASQHSSLSTRFGTVAVPNILLFQGAKPMARFNHTDRTLDMLTSFITNQTGFEADPNRNVTDADRLGPLPSVPVRSIDWLLVFSVLFIMGFTTYAILRTDSIRWLIPGQEHEHQD, encoded by the exons AGAATGACGAGTCACTGGAGCTCGTGCTGTCAGAGGATGCAGTGTCCGACTTGGAGAACAGCCCCAAGTTTGTGGAGTCAGAAGACCTGGAATCTCTGCCGAAGAGGCAGTTCAAGACAGCAGAGATTGCAGACGCTGTGATGGGGACTGAAACCCCCATCGATCCATCTGACATTGAGTCTCTCTTCCCCAAAAATGTGAAAGACTTTCAGTCAGGCTTCTCCCCGCCTTGTGACGAGAACAGCGCCCTGTGTGGTTCACCTGCTCCGGCTGCTAAAGGAGCATCACTGGAGGAGAGGAGCATTGACACGTCACAGCAG GTCACTCTTGACATGGTGCATGCGGAAGTCACGGCAACAGAGGAACAGAACTCCACAGAGACGGCGAAGACATACAAGGTCAACTGTGATAAGAGGAACATCACAGGAATGGACAACTTCACTGTGCAGGTCCTCAACGCTTCACAG gaCCTGATGGAGTACCTGAATGCTAACAGCACAGAGTGCTCTGTGGTGCTTTTCTTCACCACCTGGTGCCAATTCTCAGCCAGCCTCGCACCTCACTTCAACGCCCTGCCTCGAGtctttcccagcatgcatttccTGGCACTGGATGCCTCGCAGCACAGCAG CCTCTCGACGAGGTTTGGGACGGTGGCAGTTCCCAACATCCTGCTGTTCCAGGGGGCCAAACCCATGGCTCGTTTCAACCACACAGACAGAACGCTGGACATGCTCACCTCCTTCATCACTAACCAGACAG GGTTTGAAGCGGACCCCAACAGAAACGTGACAGACGCAGACCGCCTGGGCCCCCTCCCCAGTGTCCCGGTGAGGAGCATCGACTGGTTGCTGgtcttctctgtcctcttcaTCATGGGCTTTACTACGTACGCCATCCTGCGGACAGACAGCATCCGCTGGCTCATACCGGGACAGGAGCACGAGCATCAGGACTGA